A portion of the Leptospira noumeaensis genome contains these proteins:
- the gcvP gene encoding aminomethyl-transferring glycine dehydrogenase, which produces MSSQKPTSPLHSPYEETLEPSDTFLRRHVGVTEETVSSMLSTIGYKALDDLINDAVPENIRLKKELNLPNPIGEYALQRELKKIVSKNKIYRSYLGLGYYSCITPAVIQRNILENPGWYTAYTPYQAEIAQGRMEALINFQTMITDLTGMEIANASLLDEGTAAAEAMNMLFSLKEDSQGKSFFVSQSVHPQTLDVIRTRAIPLGINIVVGSFKKMVPSNDFFGAIVQYPSTDGTIYDFSEFIENLHKVGGKTVVAADLLALTILKAPGEMNADVVVGTTQRFGLPLGFGGPHAGYFATKEEYKRNMPGRLIGVSKDSQGKPGYRLSLQTREQHIRRDKATSNICTAQVLLAVLSSMYAVYHGPKGLKQIASRVHRMTTILATGLEKLGYKIISNPYFDTIRVELSKISSAEIIHYAEEREINIRQVSGHVISISLDETTNLKDINDLLEIFNENKALHFPLEDLTKKEEWKIPELLERKSQYLTHPVFNSFHTETEMLRYIRRLESKDLSLTTSMIALGSCTMKLNASTEMYPVTWPELSNIHPFVPENQTEGYRTLFSQLEKWLCEITGFAEVSLQPNAGSQGEYAGLLAIRNYHQSRNDMHRDICLIPISAHGTNPASAVMAGFKVVPVNCDSNGNIDVDDLKKKATEYKNSLGALMVTYPSTHGVFEASIKEICQTIHDNGGQVYMDGANMNAQVGLTRPGDIGADVCHLNLHKTFCIPHGGGGPGVGPIGVAEHLAPFLPGHSLVENGSNNSQWAVSAAPWGSASIIVISWAYIAMLGFEGLQFATKIAILNANYIAKKLESSFPVLYRGNKGLVAHECILDMRGFKKGSGVEVEDIAKRLIDYGFHSPTMSFPVPGTLMVEPTESESKEELDRFIDSMLAIAKEISDIESGVLSKEDNPLKNSPHTADMVISDSWNHSYPRERAAYPLPWLRTRKFWPSVGRVDNVYGDRNLVCSCIPMEDYAV; this is translated from the coding sequence GTGAGTTCCCAAAAGCCTACATCACCTCTCCATTCCCCTTACGAAGAAACATTAGAACCAAGTGATACCTTTCTCCGTCGCCATGTCGGTGTAACAGAAGAAACTGTTTCTTCGATGCTTAGTACCATTGGTTATAAGGCTTTGGATGATCTAATCAACGATGCGGTTCCGGAAAACATTCGGTTAAAAAAGGAACTCAACTTACCAAATCCGATTGGAGAATACGCTCTCCAAAGAGAACTTAAGAAAATTGTTTCTAAAAACAAAATCTACAGATCTTATTTAGGACTTGGTTATTATTCTTGTATCACACCTGCCGTGATCCAAAGAAATATTTTGGAAAATCCAGGTTGGTATACGGCTTACACTCCTTACCAAGCAGAAATTGCCCAAGGTCGTATGGAAGCCCTCATCAACTTCCAAACCATGATCACTGATTTAACAGGAATGGAAATTGCCAATGCATCTCTTCTAGATGAAGGGACAGCTGCGGCAGAAGCCATGAACATGCTTTTCTCTTTAAAAGAAGATTCACAAGGAAAATCATTCTTTGTATCACAATCGGTTCATCCACAAACATTGGATGTGATCCGTACTCGTGCGATTCCACTCGGAATCAATATTGTTGTTGGTTCATTTAAAAAGATGGTTCCTTCCAATGATTTTTTTGGAGCGATAGTACAATATCCTTCTACTGATGGAACCATTTACGACTTTAGTGAATTTATAGAAAACCTCCACAAAGTGGGAGGAAAAACCGTTGTTGCTGCTGATCTATTAGCACTTACCATTTTAAAAGCACCTGGTGAGATGAATGCCGACGTGGTTGTAGGAACCACACAACGATTTGGATTGCCACTTGGATTTGGTGGTCCACATGCCGGATACTTTGCTACCAAAGAAGAATACAAACGAAATATGCCAGGCCGCCTCATTGGAGTATCCAAAGATTCGCAAGGAAAACCTGGTTACCGCCTAAGCCTTCAAACACGAGAACAACACATACGCCGCGACAAAGCAACTTCTAACATTTGTACAGCGCAAGTGTTACTTGCTGTTTTATCTTCTATGTATGCAGTTTATCATGGGCCAAAAGGTTTAAAACAAATTGCATCACGAGTCCACCGGATGACAACGATCCTTGCCACTGGTCTTGAAAAACTCGGATACAAAATTATTTCTAATCCTTACTTTGATACCATTCGTGTGGAATTGTCTAAAATTTCCTCTGCAGAGATCATTCACTATGCAGAAGAAAGAGAAATCAATATCAGACAGGTTTCTGGTCATGTGATCAGCATCTCTTTAGATGAAACAACAAACCTAAAAGATATAAACGACCTTCTTGAAATTTTTAATGAAAACAAGGCGCTTCATTTTCCACTAGAAGATCTAACTAAAAAAGAAGAATGGAAAATTCCTGAATTATTAGAAAGAAAATCACAATATCTGACTCATCCTGTCTTCAACAGTTTCCATACAGAAACAGAAATGTTAAGATACATTCGTAGGCTGGAATCAAAAGATTTATCTCTGACTACATCCATGATTGCACTTGGTTCCTGTACCATGAAACTCAATGCATCGACTGAGATGTATCCTGTTACTTGGCCTGAACTTTCTAATATCCATCCTTTTGTTCCTGAAAACCAAACAGAAGGATATAGAACACTTTTTAGCCAATTAGAAAAATGGCTTTGTGAAATCACTGGGTTTGCTGAGGTTTCTCTCCAACCTAACGCTGGTTCGCAAGGAGAATATGCAGGTTTACTTGCCATTCGAAACTACCACCAAAGCCGTAATGATATGCATAGAGACATTTGTCTCATTCCTATTTCTGCCCACGGAACGAATCCCGCCTCCGCAGTGATGGCTGGGTTCAAAGTGGTTCCAGTGAATTGTGATTCCAATGGAAACATCGATGTAGATGACCTAAAGAAAAAAGCAACCGAATACAAAAACAGTTTAGGTGCCCTTATGGTAACCTATCCTTCCACACATGGTGTGTTTGAAGCTTCCATCAAAGAAATTTGCCAAACCATCCATGACAATGGTGGGCAAGTGTATATGGATGGAGCCAATATGAATGCACAAGTAGGTCTCACAAGACCTGGCGATATTGGTGCTGATGTTTGTCATTTAAACCTTCATAAAACTTTTTGTATTCCACACGGTGGTGGTGGGCCAGGTGTTGGACCAATCGGTGTTGCCGAACACTTAGCACCTTTCCTTCCTGGGCATAGCCTTGTAGAAAATGGATCAAATAACAGCCAGTGGGCGGTCTCTGCTGCTCCTTGGGGATCTGCATCCATCATTGTGATTTCTTGGGCATACATTGCCATGCTCGGATTTGAAGGATTACAATTTGCTACAAAGATTGCCATTCTCAATGCAAACTACATTGCTAAAAAATTAGAATCTTCCTTCCCAGTTTTATATCGTGGAAACAAAGGTCTTGTAGCTCACGAGTGTATTTTGGATATGCGTGGATTTAAAAAAGGCAGTGGTGTAGAAGTAGAAGATATCGCCAAACGACTGATTGACTACGGATTCCATTCGCCTACCATGTCCTTCCCTGTTCCTGGAACTCTTATGGTAGAACCTACAGAATCAGAATCAAAAGAAGAACTCGACAGGTTCATTGATTCTATGTTAGCGATTGCAAAAGAAATCAGTGATATTGAATCTGGTGTTCTTTCTAAAGAAGATAACCCTCTTAAAAATTCTCCTCACACGGCAGATATGGTCATTAGTGATTCTTGGAACCATTCCTATCCAAGAGAACGAGCGGCTTACCCATTACCTTGGTTACGCACACGTAAATTTTGGCCAAGTGTTGGTCGCGTGGACAATGTGTACGGAGATCGCAACCTGGTTTGTTCTTGTATTCCCATGGAAGACTACGCGGTTTAG
- a CDS encoding (2Fe-2S) ferredoxin domain-containing protein, with the protein MFYEKHVFVCENQRAPGERVSCGNQGSIELLKLLKQKAAKAGIEYKFRVQKSGCLDRCELGPIQVSYPEGKWFAMKTEADVETILQYYLKTNQPEKYKHLVVADDAVAEEK; encoded by the coding sequence ATGTTTTATGAAAAACATGTTTTTGTCTGTGAAAACCAAAGGGCACCCGGCGAACGGGTGTCTTGCGGAAACCAAGGTTCCATCGAACTATTAAAACTCCTCAAACAAAAAGCTGCCAAAGCAGGAATCGAATACAAGTTTCGAGTTCAAAAATCTGGCTGTTTGGATCGTTGTGAACTTGGGCCCATCCAAGTTTCTTACCCGGAAGGGAAATGGTTTGCTATGAAAACCGAAGCCGATGTAGAAACTATTTTACAATATTATCTGAAAACCAACCAACCAGAAAAATACAAACACCTAGTCGTTGCAGATGATGCAGTGGCGGAAGAGAAATAG
- a CDS encoding DUF5063 domain-containing protein, whose protein sequence is MNKISGEILGFLKKETTKTMLLNAKSFIELLENQNIPLTDFYPKLHENLINLYLSGHLFDSIPLNHFNDENNLDDDKYFKNLNCSLISNLKEGSLYWEIFDPTYSETNGVPSLGWREEDKMPVQGWLDDDMSDIYRDLKTQITKIESLESNEIVEDGLWTLKWSFLHHWGKHCIDALRYLHYFIYDGKKYPI, encoded by the coding sequence ATGAATAAGATATCGGGTGAAATACTTGGCTTTTTAAAAAAAGAAACAACAAAAACGATGTTGTTAAATGCAAAGAGTTTTATTGAATTATTGGAAAATCAAAATATCCCTCTAACTGACTTTTATCCTAAATTACATGAAAACTTAATTAATTTATATTTATCTGGTCACTTATTTGATTCAATTCCTTTAAATCACTTTAATGATGAAAATAACCTAGATGACGATAAATATTTCAAAAATTTAAATTGTTCACTGATTTCAAATTTAAAAGAGGGTTCTTTGTATTGGGAAATTTTTGATCCTACATACTCTGAAACTAATGGTGTACCTAGTTTAGGATGGAGAGAAGAAGACAAGATGCCAGTTCAAGGTTGGCTAGATGATGACATGTCAGATATCTATCGTGATTTAAAAACTCAAATAACCAAAATTGAATCACTAGAAAGTAACGAAATTGTTGAAGATGGTCTTTGGACTTTAAAATGGAGTTTTCTCCATCATTGGGGAAAACATTGTATTGATGCGCTAAGATACCTTCACTATTTTATTTATGATGGGAAAAAATATCCTATTTGA
- a CDS encoding GDSL-type esterase/lipase family protein, with the protein MKENIKKILFAGLLVIYSNVTSLTAQSLQPILIRPFGDSITYGVGFSDWGYCYVSQINQQLCMPPALAGGGYRGWLTLLATQGLGLYFTTEGYQSGGSYYLQWITNTQTHDGYPGYRTDQLIQISTFASFSNFTLLHVGTNDILQNKSYETAANNLFIIINNILAANTNTTVVVAKIIQISSINQLFSNLNSQIQLYNSLIDSKYNALPPIIKARVRLVNMFNLLNDQNDYSQDGIHPNASGYFKMACNWMAGINNSNPSGPCSGLNFEKLKMQMNSKGFDDNDYKSPKDKIEKLIKGEL; encoded by the coding sequence ATGAAAGAAAATATTAAGAAAATCTTATTTGCAGGTCTACTAGTCATCTATTCAAACGTCACTAGTTTAACTGCACAATCGTTACAGCCCATTCTTATTCGACCTTTCGGTGATTCTATCACTTATGGTGTTGGTTTTTCTGATTGGGGTTATTGTTACGTTTCACAAATTAACCAACAACTTTGTATGCCTCCTGCTTTGGCTGGAGGTGGATATAGAGGATGGTTGACTTTACTTGCTACTCAAGGTTTAGGATTATATTTTACTACTGAAGGTTACCAAAGCGGTGGTTCCTATTATTTACAATGGATAACTAATACTCAAACTCATGATGGTTATCCAGGTTATCGAACTGACCAGCTAATTCAAATCTCAACCTTCGCTAGTTTTTCCAACTTTACATTATTACATGTTGGTACAAATGACATTCTACAAAATAAGTCTTACGAAACCGCTGCAAATAACCTATTTATTATTATTAATAACATTCTAGCAGCAAATACAAATACTACAGTTGTTGTTGCTAAAATAATTCAAATTTCATCCATTAATCAACTGTTTTCAAATCTAAATTCGCAAATACAATTATACAATAGTCTTATTGATAGTAAATATAACGCTCTACCGCCAATTATAAAAGCTAGAGTCAGGTTAGTAAATATGTTTAACCTCTTAAATGATCAAAATGATTACTCTCAAGACGGCATTCATCCAAATGCCAGCGGATATTTCAAAATGGCATGTAATTGGATGGCGGGAATAAACAATTCAAATCCTTCTGGACCATGCAGTGGATTAAATTTTGAAAAATTAAAAATGCAAATGAATTCTAAAGGTTTCGATGACAATGATTATAAATCGCCAAAAGATAAAATAGAAAAACTAATAAAAGGAGAACTGTAG
- a CDS encoding ArsR/SmtB family transcription factor: protein MVKLLESEETLNATFQALADPTRRKILMQLVSGEATVIQLAEPFQMSLPGISKHLKVLEKAGLIEKGKAAQFRPCRLKVEALKEANDWLEQYKKLWEERLDRLDAYLIELQKSKGKN from the coding sequence ATGGTTAAATTACTAGAATCCGAAGAAACTTTAAATGCAACTTTCCAAGCATTGGCAGACCCCACCCGCCGAAAGATCCTCATGCAACTGGTCTCAGGAGAGGCCACAGTGATACAACTGGCAGAACCTTTTCAGATGAGTTTACCTGGAATTTCTAAACACCTAAAAGTCCTGGAAAAAGCAGGGTTAATCGAAAAAGGTAAGGCAGCCCAATTCCGACCTTGTCGGTTGAAGGTGGAAGCACTCAAAGAAGCCAATGATTGGTTAGAACAATACAAGAAGTTATGGGAAGAACGATTGGATCGTTTGGATGCCTACTTAATAGAATTACAAAAATCAAAAGGGAAAAACTGA
- a CDS encoding SRPBCC family protein — MFKSESILTLEENIVRIERMFDAPIQLVWEVWTNPLHISKWWGPKGFTNPTVEFDFKVGGSYRIVMRSPDGVDYPVIGKFLEINPFQSFVISDLVDEHPEEWVNDIQKLTGPISNKELLNSTLKVLFEETDGKTKVTLLTEFANNQIRDGFANSGMKEGWSESFEKLDENALPKSNEIYIEKTLNHPQELVFNAFADSESVGQWWGPNGFKTTTQSKDFRVGGKWIFNMLGPDGTNYPNVIEYKEIRKFDYMEYTHGSGNINKKDDFLVKIFLIVLEPNRTIIKMQMTFSDTNVRNAKLGIGAIEGGKETLSRLNLYLDKKGNS, encoded by the coding sequence ATGTTTAAATCAGAATCAATTCTTACATTAGAAGAAAATATAGTTCGTATCGAACGAATGTTTGATGCTCCAATCCAATTAGTTTGGGAAGTCTGGACAAACCCTTTGCACATTTCAAAATGGTGGGGTCCAAAAGGATTCACAAACCCTACTGTCGAATTTGATTTTAAAGTGGGTGGATCGTATAGAATTGTTATGCGATCTCCTGATGGAGTGGATTACCCTGTCATTGGTAAATTTTTAGAAATCAATCCTTTTCAAAGTTTTGTGATTAGTGATTTGGTAGATGAACATCCGGAAGAATGGGTAAATGATATTCAGAAATTAACAGGACCCATTAGTAACAAAGAACTTTTAAACTCAACATTAAAAGTTCTATTCGAAGAAACTGATGGTAAAACAAAAGTCACTCTTCTTACTGAATTTGCAAACAATCAAATTCGTGATGGCTTTGCAAATTCTGGAATGAAAGAAGGTTGGTCAGAAAGTTTTGAAAAGTTAGATGAAAATGCCCTGCCAAAATCCAACGAAATTTATATAGAAAAAACTTTAAACCATCCACAAGAATTAGTATTCAATGCATTTGCGGATTCCGAATCCGTAGGACAATGGTGGGGGCCTAACGGGTTCAAAACCACTACACAATCAAAAGACTTTCGCGTTGGTGGAAAATGGATTTTTAATATGCTTGGACCAGACGGGACAAACTACCCAAATGTAATCGAATATAAAGAAATCAGAAAATTCGATTACATGGAATACACACATGGATCAGGCAATATAAATAAAAAAGATGATTTTTTAGTGAAGATATTTCTTATAGTTCTCGAACCGAACCGTACAATCATTAAGATGCAAATGACTTTTTCTGATACAAACGTTCGAAATGCGAAGTTAGGTATTGGGGCAATAGAAGGTGGGAAAGAAACACTTTCAAGACTCAATCTATATTTAGATAAGAAAGGTAATTCTTAA